Part of the Aciduliprofundum boonei T469 genome is shown below.
CTGCTAAGAATGTTGGGAATGGATGGTCTCCTCCGTTATAAGAGGTCGGCGAGATGTTTCCAAATATTGAGCGTTTTATCTGAATTGGATGAGAAGGTGAACCAATACCAAGGTCTATTGGAGTGATTCTCGTACCTGGATGATTTGGATCAACATTCCATGTGGCTAATAATTTTGGCTGGTAGTTATGTCTAGGTGTCATATAATAAGCATCAGGCCAACCCTGACCCATGGCTAGTATTTTGTACATTGCTTTATATGTTATCCAGTAGTAACCTCCTACACCCCAGCCGGTTCCCCAGGAGTTAACTATCTTGAAAGCTCCTTGATCTCCATTATCCTTTATAGTATCATTCCAGCCAACTATTGTTTGGGCATGATTGGGAGAACCGCTTGCATCATACTCACTGTACGAAATTATGTAATTTCCTCCGTTATTGAAGATATTGTCATATTCATCTGCATCTATTGCAAAATTAACTGTGTAGCCTTCAGCAAGTACAGCTTTTATGGCATTGGTTAAGTTATCAACTTGCTGTTGTGTTGGAGCGTTGTTTGTTCCTACAGTAGTGTTTATTATGGCACTCACATTTAGTACATATCCATCCTGTATCCTATATAATGGGGCTTCTCTCCAAGCAGCTTCATCTCCCCAAGAGACAGCATCATGGTCGTTGTAGGGCATTGTGTACATTGTAGCTCCTCCCAAACGATATAGAACTAACATATTTGCTATGAAACTTGAACCTTGATCAGAGCCACCATTCACTTTGTTGTAAGTCCATGCAGGACTCATAAGATGATGCTTGTTGTAGCCATAGTGGGCATCTGTCCAGTTATGTGTGTATGCCTGGAGCCAACCCTCGCTGTAATATGTTACAGCCCAAGCTGCACAAGAACCCTGGGCACCCTGATTGCCTACTTTAGGAAATCTCGGATCCTTTGATAAATCTAGAGTTGAGGGAAATCCTCTTGGAGCATATACAGAATTTACTACCATTAACTTTCCAACAGAGTTTTCTATGGTGTGCCTAGAGGGTGTTTTGAAACCGGTATAATATCCTCCAGCTTTCAAATTACCCGTTTGTATATCCTTTATATGTTCCATCATGAACTTTGCGTCACCTTGATTGAAATAATGGATGTCGTAAGCAATAGGTTCATCTACAGGTTTGAATAAATGTTGGGTATTGCTATGATGTGCCTGTGCAAGAGCTGGTATCACTGAAAAGCCACTGAACAACAATACACTTATCACTATTATAACTATCAACGCCTTTTTCATTTTATGCACCCGGGCGGAGTATATCAATCTTTATTAATATTTTTTTCGTCTCTATGCAAAATTGGAAAGTTCCTGGATGAGCTTTTTCAATTGTTCATTCAGTTCTTTCATAACTTTCAAGTTTTCTTTATGAGAAGTTTTTCCATCTACATAATTTACCACGATGCAGATAGGTTGATAGCATAAATTGAGTTCTTTTGCAAGTTTTGCTTCTGGAGCAACGGTCATACCAACTATATCGGCTCCTAAAATTCTTAGCATATTCGCCTCTGCAGCCGTTTCAAATTGGGGGCCTTTCATGGTTGCGTATGTGCCACCTACAGGGATGCTCAATTTTTCGTTAATTTTTTCTCTTAATTCTTTGCAAAATGGCTCGTACATGTTCACATGGTACAGCTCATTGTCGTGATATGTCCATACCCTATTTGTAAAATCAAGCAAATTAGCGGGCAGCAGGAAACTCCCGGGCTTTATATTATCCTTCAATGAGCCTACAGTGCTTATTGCAACTATATTTTTCACATTTAATTCTCTGAATGCCATTATATTGGCGTGGTAATTGACCCTGTGTGGGGGCTTTGGAGGATTACTATGGCGGGATACAAATGCAAAGTTATCACCTATGAAAACCTTTACATCTCCATACTCTGTTTTCTCAATTTTCTCCTTGCCGTCTATACCTTCAATTCCATCGTATAACCCGCTTCCACCTATTATTCCTATCATTTTTTCAACTCTCCCAAAGTCGTGATGCGCTCTGCGAAGGCATTGTGTTTGTGTATACTCTCCTCACTTTCACTCCTCACTATTATTAACACATCATCTGGAAGTTGTTTGTACTTCTGCAATATTCTATGGAGTATCTCCCTTACAACATCTTCAACGAACTTTGGATTCTCATGCGCTCTCAGCACGACCTCTCCTTCATCTCTTCTTTTAAGAATTTCATAGGTTGGAGAAGAAACAGAATTTTCTATGATTTCTATCAAATCGTTTGCTTCGATTTCATATCCTTCTGGAACTTCGAGCATCACAGTCGCCATGTTTCTCTGGTTATGGGTTGGCACGGGTATCTCGTTGAGCAAAGAATCTTTGTATTTCTCTTTTAGAATAGTTCTAACAGTCTCCATTGCACATGGGCATGCAGTCATACCAACAACTTCAACCCCAACCATTTTTTTTACCCCGCTCTCATCCATTTTCGCCCTTCCTATGAGCCCATACCTCTCTATTGTTTTTCTTCCTAAAGGGGTTTTTCTTTCAAGGAAATAATCAGCCTTTAAATTAACCTCGGCATAAGTCGCATATTCATGTTTTCTCATAACCTTCTTTACTATCTTGCTTGCTAAGTTTTCTATGCCTGTGCACGGAGTAGTTATACTCTCTTCTAAAATCTCAGATATGACCTCCATATTGCGAGACATATCGGAGCCCTTCTTTGATGGTGGTAAATCCACGAATATGTCTATCGTTGTTACAAGAGTGACTGTTTTATCCCCCCTCTTAACGAATATGGGCTTTACCACATTCTTAACTCCTACGCGGGTTATCTTGTACCTTTTTTCTGGCTGAAGACCTTGAACATCAGGATACATACTTGGAGATTGGCACTTGGGATAAAAAGATTTTTGGGAGGTATGAACATTCAGTTTTATGAAAGTTAAATCTGTGAATGGACCCAAGAAACTCGCCAATGTTTTGCTAAGCGTGAATGTTGGCTGGAGCCATGAGCCCGTGGGAATGAGAGGAATATCCCATTTTCTCGAGCATTCTGTTTTTCTCGGAAGTGGTGAGCATCCAGAGCCCGATATGGATGTGGGAAAATATGGAGTTATGCTAAATGGGGAGACGCAAGCGGATAGAACGAATTTCTTCTTTTCATCCCTTCCTGAAGATGCTGAAGATGTTTTGGAGATTCTATTGTCTCTCGTTTACCATCCATCATTTCCACCCGAGAAGGTAGAGGAGGAGAAAGAGAGCAAAATAATTCCTGCCGTTGTAAAAGAGAGCGATTTCTATCCATGGGAATTAGCTTATGAATGGGCTCGCAACCTAATTTTTGAATGGGATTTCAGGTACAGTATGGGAACAGAGGATGAGTTCCGCAGCATAGGAATTGAGGAGTTAAGGGAATGGCACAGGAAACACTATCACTCGGGAAATTCTCTTCTTCTTGCTTCTGAGGGTATTGATATTCCAAACATTACCATACCTGAGGGGCACAGCAGACCTGAAGTGCAGAGAATAGTATATGGGGAAAGGGAGAAAATAATTGAAAAGGATATGAAAAACGCTGAAATCGTGTGCGCATTTCCTTTGGACAAATATGATATTCGCACATATCTTCTAAGCATCTTACTCGGAAACTATGCAACCTCCAGGCTGTGGAGAGAGTTTCATAGGGATGCGTACATGGTTGAATCGAAAGTGGAATGGCACAATGGAAAAGGAGGATTTTTCCTCTATGTGGGGGCAAATTCCCGTGATTTTAAGAGTATATGCGAGAGAATGGAGAATCTATTGGAGGGTTTGCATTTTACTGGTGAGGAAGTGGAAATAGCGAAGAAAATTTTTGCAATAGAAATACTGGAGAGAGATAACAGTGTTTATAGGATGGAAAGCATTTTAAATATTGATCCCGAGTTGAGATTTGGAAGTGTGGAAAAAATTTTGGGTGCAATAGGGGAATTGGAATTGCACGATGTCGATGAGTACGCTTATCAAGTTTTAAATTTAGAAGAAATGAGGAGAGTTGTGGTGAAGTAATACCCAAATTTCTGAGTTTGTAAAGATAATAATGCCAAAAAATATATTTATTGGAAGAACATAACATCCCACACTATGAAAATTGTGTCTATAATTGCATTTGCATGCACAATCCTATTACTATTTTCGTTAATAAATATATCTAATTTAAATGTAGAGAGCAATAAAGATGCCTTGGCAAAATCTGCGGACTTCTACAATCCCAATACGCCACCGAAAACATTTGAAGACCTGTTTCTCCCGCATTGGTTTGAGAATGGAACATTTACTTTTAATGTGCCTCAATATATGCATCATTTTAAATTGGCAGGTACATTTGAATGGGCGCCATATTACCACTATGGTGCTCAAAAAGGTAGACCTGCTATTCTTAATGTAACAGATAATTATGGAAATGTTGTATGGCATGCGAATAATACTATTTATAATCAGCCGATAGGTGCTTCCGGGAGATCAAAAACACCTATTAAAGGAGATAAAATATTTATAAGAGTTAAAGGAAAGGTATTATTACAGTTTGGGATTTGGGGAGACTGGACAGAGAACATTCTTAACGGTG
Proteins encoded:
- the mptA gene encoding GTP cyclohydrolase MptA, with product MYPDVQGLQPEKRYKITRVGVKNVVKPIFVKRGDKTVTLVTTIDIFVDLPPSKKGSDMSRNMEVISEILEESITTPCTGIENLASKIVKKVMRKHEYATYAEVNLKADYFLERKTPLGRKTIERYGLIGRAKMDESGVKKMVGVEVVGMTACPCAMETVRTILKEKYKDSLLNEIPVPTHNQRNMATVMLEVPEGYEIEANDLIEIIENSVSSPTYEILKRRDEGEVVLRAHENPKFVEDVVREILHRILQKYKQLPDDVLIIVRSESEESIHKHNAFAERITTLGELKK
- a CDS encoding pitrilysin family protein, whose product is MKVKSVNGPKKLANVLLSVNVGWSHEPVGMRGISHFLEHSVFLGSGEHPEPDMDVGKYGVMLNGETQADRTNFFFSSLPEDAEDVLEILLSLVYHPSFPPEKVEEEKESKIIPAVVKESDFYPWELAYEWARNLIFEWDFRYSMGTEDEFRSIGIEELREWHRKHYHSGNSLLLASEGIDIPNITIPEGHSRPEVQRIVYGEREKIIEKDMKNAEIVCAFPLDKYDIRTYLLSILLGNYATSRLWREFHRDAYMVESKVEWHNGKGGFFLYVGANSRDFKSICERMENLLEGLHFTGEEVEIAKKIFAIEILERDNSVYRMESILNIDPELRFGSVEKILGAIGELELHDVDEYAYQVLNLEEMRRVVVK
- a CDS encoding MTAP family purine nucleoside phosphorylase, giving the protein MIGIIGGSGLYDGIEGIDGKEKIEKTEYGDVKVFIGDNFAFVSRHSNPPKPPHRVNYHANIMAFRELNVKNIVAISTVGSLKDNIKPGSFLLPANLLDFTNRVWTYHDNELYHVNMYEPFCKELREKINEKLSIPVGGTYATMKGPQFETAAEANMLRILGADIVGMTVAPEAKLAKELNLCYQPICIVVNYVDGKTSHKENLKVMKELNEQLKKLIQELSNFA